The Gossypium hirsutum isolate 1008001.06 chromosome D02, Gossypium_hirsutum_v2.1, whole genome shotgun sequence region AGCACGTCAAATAAGGGGTTTTCTTAGGAATTTTTTAGAGTTTGACGAGTCCAATTTGGGGAAGGGGTTGTGTACCTATTTGCATATAAAGGTACAGTTGGATGTTAGATGAcctttgaaagaaagaaaaaaatgatgttTTTTGTTGGAATTTGTTCctatgttaattttaaatattagcgTTTAACCTTGTTTTGTTTCTTCTATAGACAGTTAGGGACAATGATTCTTTCTATTAGGCCAAAATGATGTTAGGGAATGCAATATCTAAGATGGGTTGGGATCTGGCTCTATGAGCTCAATAGCTCTTGTAATGAGTAGCGTGTGGTTGCGAGAAAATGGGGAATACTTTTAGAGGTAATAATTTGGGTAGGCGAATCGATCCTATGTTGGGAGTAAATTTAGAAGGGATTTGAATTTTGCATCTCGTTGGGATGGTGTTTATTAAAGATACAAGGACAGACATAAATGGATCATGATTCGGAAGACAGTGTGATTGAAGGGGGTGATGGGAAGAAAAGACCTAGAAGAGAGGGTGACAAATCTATTGAAAGGGATGATTTGGGATCTTTGGTAGCTAGAAATATAATAGTGTTGGGAAGTAACCATTTTATATCGGCGACTGCCAATGGGTAAATCGACTGGTCACAATGAAAATCATAAGTTGGAATGTTTGTGGGTTGGGGAGTCCACGACCTATCAGAAGACTTTGACACATGCTAAAGATGTATAATCCCCAGGtagtcttctttatggagactaAGCTATGCAAAATACAAATGAAACATGTGAGACGAAGTTGTGGTTTTTGTAATGGTATTGATGTCTCAGTTGATGGTTCAAAAGGAGGTCTTTGTTTGGCATAGAAAGGTGATACTACAATTAATATTAGGAATTTTTATAATAGTTATATTGACGTAAAAGTTGTTGATGATGAGGTGGGAAATTAGTGGAGGTTTACTGGTTTTTATGGCTCGTCGTATGCGCAAAGTAGAGTGAATTTGTGGAGGTTGCTGGGAAATTTAGGGTGCGTTTAAGAACTTTCATGATTAGTATGCGGTGACTTTAATGAGATAATGTAAGCTACTAAAAACTTAAGGGGTTGTTGAGAGATGAAAAGAGAATGGAGGCCTTTAAAGGTGCTTTGGAAGAATGTCAATTATTGGATGTTGGTAACTCTAGGGTTTGGTTTACATTAGAGATGGGATTTActagaaaaaaattagagaaaGGCTTGATAGAGGAGTGGCGAATGCTTATTGGATGTCTACGTTTCTTTATGCATTGGTTCAGCATCTCCCACATTCCTTTTCCGGTCACTGTCCACTTCTTATTCATACGGTTCAGCTTGTAAATAGGTTTATAAGAAGCAGATTTCATTTGAGGCATGGTGGTTGTTAGAGGAATCTTTTGCTAATGTCGTGGAGAATATTTGGAGGTCTAGATCAGGTGATTTATTGAGTAAACTAAAAACCCTTAAAAAAAGGTTTGGAAAAATAAGTTGGACGGGTTAGACGTAATAGGTAAGGTATCAAGAAAAGTTTGTCAAATAAGAAGAATTACATCATGGAGAGAGAGACGATGAGAATTTGGTAAAGCTCAGGATACAAAAGTATTGTTAAATCTTGATATTTAGAAAGATGTGATGTATTGGGAATAGAGAACACATGTAAATTGGCTAAAATTGGGTGATACAAACACTATTTTTTCCATGAGCATGCATCTTAACGCATAAGTAGAAATTCCATTCGGATTTTGCAATATGAGGATGGGAGGGAATTGAATGATGAGAGCGATATGGATGAGTTCGCTTGAAATTATTTTCATAAGCTTTTTTCGTCTAATGGTGTTGGGGATTCGAATCATATACTGTCTAGCATAGAAAGATGTGTCACTAGTGAAGATAATTTCAAACTTACGTCGGCTTACATGGAGAATGAGGTGCGGTTGGCATTAAAGGAAATGGGGCCCACTAAGGCGTCTGGGGAAGATGGTTTTCCAACTTTGTTCTTCCAAAATTGTTGGCACATAATTGGAGAGGAAGTTACAACTTTTTGTTTGAACATTCTCAATGAAGGTATGGTTTTTGACTTTCTGAATGTTACCAATATTGTATTAATTCCAAAAGTCCCCCATTCCATGAAACTAGGGAATTTTAGACCTATCAGTTTATGTAATGTTCTTTATAAGGTGATTGCTAAGATGAGAGCTAATTGGTTTAAAAAAGTCTTTGATGCATTTGTTGATAGTGCACAAAGTGCTTTTGTTCTGGGAAGGTTGATATAAGACAATATGTTGTTAGCTTATGAAATTTTGCATACTTTCCAAAACAAGAGAGTGGGAAAAATGGATTTATGGTAGTTAAACTTGATATGAGTAAGGCTTACGATAGGGTTGAATGGAAATTTCTTCGGGATATGATGATTCGTATGAGTTTTGATTTGGCATAGATTTCAACCGTTATGAAGTGTGCTTCTTCTATCTCGTATTCTGTTGTGGTTAATGGGAAAGTTGGAAAGATATTTAAACCCACTAGGGAAATCAAACAAGGCAACCTCTTGAGTCCATTTCTATTCTTGGTTTGTAGTGAAGGGCTATTTGCTCTTATGAGGTTGGCAATGAGAGATGGACTAAAAAGAGGTGTTAAGGCAAGTAGGAGTAGCCCACAAATTTCCCATTTACTATTTGCTAATGTTTGCATACTGTTTGGTGAGGTAAATGGTAGTGGGGCTCAAACGTTAAAATCAATGTCAAAGGAGTATGAGAGATGTTTTGACCAATGTGTTAATTTCGAATCCATAACTTTTTACAACTCTAACACCTCAGAGGATGATAGATGACTGGTTTCTGGCATTTTAGGGGTGAGATGTTCTAATAATCCTGAAAGGTACCTTGGGTTGTCTAGTATGGTGGGTAGAAGCAAAAATTTTTCCTTCTAGAATATTaaggataaatttttaaaaagaattgaaagctgGAGTGTTCGTTTCTTATCTCAATGAGGGAAGAAAACCTTTATTAAGACTCTTATGCAAGCTATTTCTATATATTCAATGGTGTGCTTCTTGCTTCCAAAGACGCTTTGTGGTGATTTGAAGAACATTATGGCTAAGTTTTAGTGGCAGAAGGGCCACGACAAGAAAGGGATTCATTGGTACGGTTGGCAAGAGTTGTGTTAGCTCAAAGAAAATGGCGGAATGGGTTTTCGTAGTCTTACAAAATTCAATATTGCCTTATTAGCAAAACAGGGGTGGCGTTTAGTTATTTATCTAATTTCCCTTTTAGTGCATGTTTTAAAAGCTAAGTACTATCCATCCACAGATTTTCTTAATACAAGATTAGGGAGTCTACCTTTTTATACCTAGAATAGCGAGGGATCTTATTCAGAAGGGGCTGTGTTAGAGGGTTGGATCGGGCTAGAAAATATCTATAAGGGAAGAGATGTGGTTACCAGGACCTATAGGGAGCAGATTAAATGTTAGTATTAATGGTGATGAGGTGAGGTTAGTTTTGGATCTAATAGATGCACATTCTGGAGAGTGAAAAGCTGGTCTTATTTTTAGTATCTTTCTTACAAATCTTACGAGTAAAATTCTTAAAATCACTTTGGCAAGGGAAGCTTACGAGGATGTACAGGTTTAGAGTGGTGAGCCTTATAGAGAGTTCACAGTAAGAAGTGCCTACAAACTATGACAGGTTAGTCGTAATGATAATTATTTACAAACTGATCTAAAAAAGTTTTTACAAAAAACTTTGGAGCTTACAACTTTCCTTGAAAATTAAAACTACAGTATGGAAGATTTCTTGGAATTATATTCCTACTATAGCTAATCCAAGGCATAGAAGAATAGTCGCGGATGTAACTTTACAGAGGTGTTGAGGAGCTGCTAAGAATATCAACCACGTCTTTCAAGATTGCCCTATAACTGTGGAAACATGGGTCAATTTAAACTTGTTTTGGACTTCATCAAATACGAATCTTAATAGCTGGTTAGGATTACCTACGTTTTCAAAATTGGAACTAGTGAGCAATGTAGGCTATTCTATTGTGGCCTCTGGGCAATATGGACGAGTCAGAATCAACTTGTACATGAAAGGAAAGCATATTCTGGTGAGGATATCTTGGATTTGATTCTTAAATATAAGGGGAATTGGATGGATTAGATACCGTGAGATGTACCGGATCTAGGGGACAAGAGTTATGAAAACCCCAAATGTGCCAAACATCAAGATCAATTTTGACGGTGCTTTTGACCTATAACAGAATAGATCGGGCTTTAGGGTGGTGGCTAGGAACTCATTGGGTGAGATTTTAGCCTCTAAGACAATCTTTCACTCAACGGTGTTATCTTCGTTTGTAGCGGAGGCTCACGCATGTCTTCAGGCAATCTTGTTAGGGATTCACCTGGGTATTGAATCGGTGGTTATTGAAGGTGATTCATTAACAATAATTAAGAAATGTAAGGCAATTTTACCAGAAAAATCTGAAATCGGGGCCTTTATGCGAAACATTTATCAAATCAGAGGGTATTTTCAGCGCATATTCTTCCAATATATACCTAGATCAGCTGGCACACTTGCTCATAATCTAGCTATAGAGAGTTTAAAGAAGGGGGAGGAAGTTTACCTTAACGGAGGAGTGCTTGACTTTGCACGGTAAGAGCTAGAGAGGAGAAAGCAACGAAACCCAAACTGATTTAACTGCATGTAGAATTTTCTAGAAGGAGCAATGGGTAGTAGAAGGGACTTGAGATTTTTTGGAAATTGCTACTGGATGGTAGTTGGAAAAGATAAGGTGGGGCGATAAATGCGGCTTTGTTGGATGATAATTGCCAAAGGACTGGATAGGGTTTGTTATGTAgggtgttttaattttgttattttatttgacTTTGGGCTGAAGCCATTGTTCTTTTTGGGTTGCCCGTTGGAGTCTTTTGGTTTGtttatttaaatgaaattcaatccaaattttatttcaaaaaaggaaagaaaaagaaattaaggGTAATGTTAAAAGCTTATATATTAGAGTTATGgtctcaaattataaatatgtaagttttttttacatcaaatattaagaaaagagaaaagtttacCTTTTCTAAAACACTTATGTGTTAATTTAAATgatcaaaatcacaaaatttaaagattttaatatGTCAATAGATTCAGGTACATTTTATTTGATCataaggaaattttttttatgttatcttgAATTacgtttttattataattaaactataatatgGATCTAGGTTCATTTTATTTGGTTGTGATATATATACTAAATTTAGGCACACTCATTATATAATTGAATTTagataataaataaacatattaaaaatttgaaaggaattagacaaaaaatctttaaaagaaataagtttgagaaaaaaatataactcCGGGTCAAATTTAATCTTAAATATTTAAAGTTCAATCtcgatctttttttttaatttataatattttataataaattatttttatatgttgaatttataaaacataaaaattaatataatacttgaCCCCGGCCGGAATCCGGCCCAAGCGGGAATAACACCTCTGCTGAATACTGATAATTACGATAATAATCAGATGAATCAATTAGTTGTCTTCGCTGACCTCTGGATCTCTGAATCCATGTCCTTATACAGACAACTACTATAAGAAATGGAGTAATGGATCGGGTTCTTTCGAAAGTCAGTTTATTATTAAGGTACGTTTATAtgcttttttagattttattttccttatatatGTATTCTCTCAATCTGTACTGGACTCTTTAGATAAGATCCTATAGCTCTAATAATCTTCAAATTCGTTGTCTGACAGACAATTTATACTGAAACAAACAAGCATAGAAGATGTGGTTGGTCTTTGTCAAATGAAGGGAAATAATGTACAATCGAGGGATTTGATAGTGAACATTGATTATGAACTAGGTAAGTAAGCGGCGGCCGTGTATTTCCagttattttgcaaattttagaAGCTTATTTGCGTTAATATTATGATCAGTGAGTTGAAATGGTTGTTAGAATAGAATCTAGAATCTGGAAATTGTTGATGGTGATAGTTCAGGATGGAATGGAACCCAAATCAACTTCCAAAGTTAAGTTGTCTGCTAAGGAATTCATCCATGGAAACGAGTCTTGAATGTTTTCTCTTTTGGATTTCTCATTCTGTTATCGTCTATTGGTGTTTATTTAGCATTTAATTTTGTCAAGGCTCGAAATATATTAGAGAGTTCATATTATactgttgtagtggactgtggaagCACTGGAACACGAGTGAACGTTTTCGAGTGGGAAAAAGGGGGTTTAATCAGTGACAATCTGCCGTCTTTGTTGCATTCTTATCCAGATGATTTGACCAAGGGTCCACTTGCAAAACAATCTTGCCACTATCATTGCATGCAGACCGAGCCTGGTTTACACAAATTTGTTGGTAATGGTTCAGGAGTGAGGGCGTCTTTAGAACCGTTGATTGCATGGGCAGAACAAAGGGTACCTCATGAAAGACATGGACATactcccattattattttagctaCTGCTGGATTGAGAAGATTGGTAGCCAGGGATGCTAAGCAGGTACTGGATGATATAGAGATTGTTATAAGGGAACATTCTTTTGTGTATACTAAGAACTCAATAAGGGTTCTGACAGGGAAAGAAGAGGCCTACTATGGTTGGGTTGCTCTGAACTATAAAATGGGTAGCCTTGGAAATTCCTCCAAAGCATCTACCTTTGGACTTCTCGATCTAGGAGGTTCATCGTTGCAGGTTGTGGTGGAAGTATCTGACAAGAATGACAATGGAAATGTCATCACGTCAAATATTGGTTCAACTAATCATAAGATTTTAGCATTCTCATTACCAGCATTTGGTTTGAATGAGGCATTTGATCGGACAGTCATCATGCTCAGTCAAAATCAAACATATGGGCGAAATGCCTCTAACAGATTTGAACTCAGGCACCCTTGTTTCAGTTCTAATTTTGTGCAAAATTACACTTGCCCTGGTTGTGCTATGCTGAACATAAGTGATGGTATGGAAAATTCTGAAACTCAGATGCATAGAACTCAGTTTTCTTCGACATATTTGATTGGAGACCTAAATTGGGAGCAATGCAAGGAGCTTGTGAGGGCAGCTGCAATGAACCATAGTGGTTCAGATTGGTCACAACAATTTGTTGATAGAAACTGTGAAGCAAATTCATCTCCTAATGGTGGTAAGTTAGAAACATGCTCTGCTGCTTTTTCTAAACCAAAATGAACATTTGATATCCTTATGCCTTTATCATCACTGATCTTTTGATTCCaccatattcatataaaaaaacagCTTTTAATTTAGTGATATCTGGTAACATAGAAAAGGCTAGGCAGTTTGGCTTGGTATTTGTTTCATAGATCCAACTTAATGGCTATTATTTCTCAGTCCCACGTAAAACATGTCTATGGATTAAGAGTTCGTTTTTTTTCTTTGAAGGACAATATGTTGATTTCATATAACTGTGAATTCAAATCCCAATCCATGTTCATCTTATGAAGTGGACTTGTTATTCGTTGTTGGTTATTAGCAATGCTTAGGAGTTTCTGGAGGGACATGCTTGAATCATTTTGTGCAATAGTCATCGGCTGATAATGACCGTGCACTTGAACTGTTCCAAAGAAAAGGTTATTAATTTCTTACAGATGCAGATAGGAATATGCACTCTCCCACTTGTGTTTCTTGATAATTGACCGCAGCAGATATAACATGTCTTTTGTTCTATGCCAAAAACagttaatattaaaaatatgatcatgataACAATTCACAGTTACGAATGGTGTAGTAAGTGCAACCTTTGCTTTTTGGTTCATCTCACTGGCATACAAGTTGTTGGCTCACTATTTCTATGCTTTGGGTTACGTTCATGTGAAAATAACATGATTTTACCTCGATGTTTCTGACTTTTGAAAGCTCTTTAACATACTTGCATATGCTGTTAGGAAAACTAATGAAACGATATGCTTTTGAGATTTTATTGCTTTAACCAATCAATtctaatctctttttttttttttttttggtttataaaGTGCTTATTATAGTTGTCTTCTTGGTTcggtttgattttctttttcccgCAGAATGGATGTTGATAAACATTGCCCCTTCCCTTAGAGATTTGTGCTACTCTTGGGAAGAACTTTATACTCATATCACAAATCTTTATATTTTCTGCAGGTAACGATATGCTAAAATTGACATCTATTGTCCATCATAGTGGACGCTTTCATGCATTATCTGGGTTTTTTGTTGTTTACATGTTAAACTTGAGTCCAAGGGCCAGTGTGACAGAGATTTGGAAGAAGGGTGAGCAGTTATGTTCATCATCATTGACCGAGTGGAACATTGATTTCCAAAGAAAAAAGTAGCTGGATATTATTGTTTTCGGGTGTCTTATGTGGCATCAGTTATTGAAGATGCTCTATGCCTTGGCAATGCAGAGATTGTATTTGGCCCAGGCGACCTTTCATGGACATTAGGTGCTGCACTAGTCTATCAGCTAGATACTAGGGAAGCTTTTGCAAGCATTTCAACTATAAGAAACTTAAAGATGTCATCTACAGTTTTCCTTTTAGTTCTGCTACTCTCCCTTTTCCTTGTTGTGCATTGCATCCAAATAAAGCTTCCCATGCTGGGCAGGAAGGTTTCCAATGTCGGGGTACCTTTGCCATCTTATTATCTTCATGCAAAACGGTGATCACATTGATACTGAACACGGCAATTGAGTAATTGGTATAGTTAGCCTGATCGTAGTAGGAAGAttctttggaaaaaaaaaacgCTGTATAAGTTGGAAAAGAATCTGACATTTTGTTTACATAGGTTTGGATTCTATAAATGCTTATATTGTTTAAGATTACATTAAGATGTCTCAAGTTTTAGCATATATAATTACATAAGCTAGAATACACATGATTAAGATTAAAGATGTAGTTCCAGTTTGACACACACGCACCAGAAGACAAAGGCAAGCGATGTTTCAAAAGGATGCTTTTCCAGCAAAACGAGAGGCATCAACATCCACCCACACTTCATTGGTCCGGCCAAAAAACCTGAAGGGAGGATCATACTGAGCAATAGAGTAAGTGTAGTGTGTAGCAGATGTAGCGTTAGCCCATGGAGACAAGCTCAGACTAGTAGCCAGCTTCGCAGCCTGTTTGACCACAATATCATCCGTAGCAAATCCTGAGAACTTTCTCACAGCAACATAGTGAGAATCCCATGCGTAAGGTTTCAGGTTTAGCTCCGGAAGTGGGGTTGGTGGACTGTCCTGGAACTTGGCAGGCAAGTAAAATCGGACAACATAGGCTAATGAGTGAAGTGGCCCAGCTCCCGGGACTAGGCTCGTCACCACCGGCGCTGTCATGGCTACCCGAGAATAATTCAGATTCGCACCTTGTATAAACTGGAATAATCTGTGTCACccacaaatttattttaaaaaataatcctGAATTAATTGGCAAAGAATCAAGATcaataataaatttgttaaatttagaGGGTGGTACCTGTGAAACCCAAATAAGGTGGCTTTTTGGAAGGAAAGTTCGTTAACGGTTGCAGACATCCACGTGGCGTCCCGGTAGTGTCTGATTTCGAAATCGGATTCAGCGTGTACCACCTCGTACTGTGGCGATTCAGTTGCCCCGCAGAGCACCACCAAACATAGCAAGTTTATCACTGTTATCTTCAACCTTGGAGCTTTcgccatttttttttcttcaatatttAGGTTTTCGGTGTTTGCTTAAGGAAGACGTTCTGTATTTAAAGAAATGAGAGTGTGCCGTGGATTAACTGATCTGTCCCTTATTGGTCAGTTGACTTCTTTAAGAACGCTATGTGGGTTAAATAACTATTCTCCCACGtctaatattattttagtataattCTCATTTTTTATccgaattttaaattttttattaatttaatttgataataaaaattcTATGAGCTTTTctattttaaactcaaattaacccaaacccaaaacaattcaaattaaaaaGATACGAGAAGTTCAAAGTTTTTAGAGTGTTTTAATTAAAGAATGATTATTAAATCAATATTACAAATGTGGAAGAAGGTCATCATTCTATCTCCCCCACCATTCAATGGTAAACACCACTTCTATCCGAATATTAGAATGAAGCTTTTTGTTAATCATTTGACCATGGTATTTGTAGAATTAGCGTAAGTGATCTTTTTGAAGAATCTTAAGAATAAGAAAAATGGGATGAAAATGATAAGGTTAAGACTTGATCAAAGGCTAAGATTATGCACACTCTCTTTTCAAGAGGTTTTTAATAGAGTTTCTTCATGTTAAAGTGCAAGGACATGTAGAATAGATAGGAGAAACTTTTTAAAGAACTTTTGAAAAGAGAGTGTGTAATCTTAGCCTTTGGTCAAGTCTTAACTTTAtgtaaaagtccaatcgctatgaatttttaattagtaaatcaCTTGGGGACTTAAATTGGAATTAACCAAAGATTCAAAACAACAATTATACCATGTTAAATTATATGTTAGTGGACAACACAATTAATTATTCATTAACTTAGATTAATTAAGATTTATTTGGTTAAAACATGATTAAGTAAGCTAAATGATAATTTAATCCTAGTATATAAGTTAATTTtcagtggaaagaaagagaatgTCATCTCCTTCAACCGATTTTAGGCAAGAAAGAAAACACTTGACGCCGTAGCTAGGGTTTCAAGTTTTTTACTTTAATTCAAGTAAGTCCctagccatttttctttgatttctatgGAAATCGAATCATGAGAGCTTGATCTAGCTAACTCAtgtactaatttgtgaaaatattaaagttttagaaagtttccaTGGTTGAGAATTGAATGGTTTTGGTTTTAAATTGTtataaattaagcttagtatatgaaaatgactaaattgtaaaacttaattgttagtttcgtacattagggaccaaattgaataaaataaaaatatcatgaaGTATAGGTAGGAATATGAAATAGAGGGTCCCTAATGTGTTTTggtgaaatcagattttaattagaagttttaaattgaaagttatgatagtcccgattttagggactaaattgaaaaagttgaaaattttgtgtaaattagtatttgattttgatttggctGGAAATTGATTGTATGATATGTTTTATGGTTATTCATAGCTAACCACAACACCAAACAAccgaaagggaaaggaaaagcaaAAATCATCGACGAGTGACGTGCGAAACCtcggtttgtacttttatgattcgagatagaaatgtttgattttatatgcatgtttattgaTTGTTTGAACCTTGAGGTGAGTCTAttatgataatataaaatgttttgattgaATTTGATATGGAACATTGAAGtagaggactaaaatgaataaaatgggaaatgatatgaaatacttaaattatgatatgtgatatgaaaattatattgaaatatatcttataatatttaatatgtgtgtttgatgatgaaatggaGTTGTGATTGTGAATTTGATCAAGAAACAATAGAtgtactaaattgcaaaataattGTTATGCAATAGAATAATATACAGGGTACGAAATGCACATGTGACCGAATATAAGGTATGAATATGTGAGTGAGATGATCACATGTAtagaaatattatatatataattcataccCATGTGATCTTAGTAAAATTTTATGATACCCAGAAGATGATATAGCGATACCTCGGGCATTATCGAGCCTTGAGGTCTTCTTGGAAAGATGGATATCGCAATATCCAAAGAGGATATCGTGATACAACTAAAGGGTGTCTCCAATCTTCCCTTGTTCTCAAACAAACACACCAAACACGCAAAAAATCCCTTGGAGTAAATTAGGCAATTAAGTTACATAGCAGTAAAACATCAAACTAGTACGAGAATTAACTCA contains the following coding sequences:
- the LOC107887854 gene encoding probable apyrase 7 isoform X2, with the translated sequence MDRVLSKVSLLLRQFILKQTSIEDVVGLCQMKGNNVQSRDLIVNIDYELDDLTKGPLAKQSCHYHCMQTEPGLHKFVGNGSGVRASLEPLIAWAEQRVPHERHGHTPIIILATAGLRRLVARDAKQVLDDIEIVIREHSFVYTKNSIRVLTGKEEAYYGWVALNYKMGSLGNSSKASTFGLLDLGGSSLQVVVEVSDKNDNGNVITSNIGSTNHKILAFSLPAFGLNEAFDRTVIMLSQNQTYGRNASNRFELRHPCFSSNFVQNYTCPGCAMLNISDGMENSETQMHRTQFSSTYLIGDLNWEQCKELVRAAAMNHSGSDWSQQFVDRNCEANSSPNGGNDMLKLTSIVHHSGRFHALSGFFVVYMLNLSPRASVTEIWKKGEQLCSSSLTEWNIDFQRKK
- the LOC107887854 gene encoding probable apyrase 7 isoform X1, which translates into the protein MDRVLSKVSLLLRQFILKQTSIEDVVGLCQMKGNNVQSRDLIVNIDYELVDCGSTGTRVNVFEWEKGGLISDNLPSLLHSYPDDLTKGPLAKQSCHYHCMQTEPGLHKFVGNGSGVRASLEPLIAWAEQRVPHERHGHTPIIILATAGLRRLVARDAKQVLDDIEIVIREHSFVYTKNSIRVLTGKEEAYYGWVALNYKMGSLGNSSKASTFGLLDLGGSSLQVVVEVSDKNDNGNVITSNIGSTNHKILAFSLPAFGLNEAFDRTVIMLSQNQTYGRNASNRFELRHPCFSSNFVQNYTCPGCAMLNISDGMENSETQMHRTQFSSTYLIGDLNWEQCKELVRAAAMNHSGSDWSQQFVDRNCEANSSPNGGNDMLKLTSIVHHSGRFHALSGFFVVYMLNLSPRASVTEIWKKGEQLCSSSLTEWNIDFQRKK
- the LOC107887127 gene encoding heme-binding protein 2, translated to MAKAPRLKITVINLLCLVVLCGATESPQYEVVHAESDFEIRHYRDATWMSATVNELSFQKATLFGFHRLFQFIQGANLNYSRVAMTAPVVTSLVPGAGPLHSLAYVVRFYLPAKFQDSPPTPLPELNLKPYAWDSHYVAVRKFSGFATDDIVVKQAAKLATSLSLSPWANATSATHYTYSIAQYDPPFRFFGRTNEVWVDVDASRFAGKASF